The following proteins are co-located in the Polystyrenella longa genome:
- a CDS encoding GTP-binding protein, with protein MTHKIRFIMVGGFLGAGKTTTMAQLARHYQNQGLNVGIVTNDQAAGLVDTESLRSQGFHVGEVAGACFCCQFDNLIETVRDLSKADRPDILLAEPVGSCTDLVATVVQPIKQLLGAEFEIAPYTVILKPSHGSKILKNEQKGGFSPKAAYILKKQLEEADAILINRIDELTPEQTEDLTSLVKRDYPEVPILQMSAKLGTGIDQLIELLDQQGDFGRRILDIDYDIYAEGEAELGWLNSSANLSSEEPYALDELLLAIVRNLQVRINEAGFEAAHLKTIGLWEGFFGVANLISNDTEPEVSLPSNCEVKEVDLIVNARVACDPVILEAEAKLAVGEECAKRGITSTFRTSQSFRPGRPEPTHRVSKSV; from the coding sequence ATGACGCATAAAATACGATTCATCATGGTGGGAGGTTTTCTGGGTGCTGGCAAAACGACCACCATGGCGCAGCTTGCTCGTCATTATCAGAATCAGGGTTTGAACGTCGGTATTGTTACGAATGACCAGGCTGCCGGTTTGGTGGATACCGAGTCTCTACGGTCTCAAGGATTTCACGTAGGCGAAGTGGCGGGTGCCTGTTTCTGTTGCCAGTTTGATAATCTGATCGAGACAGTTCGAGATTTGAGCAAAGCAGACCGTCCGGACATTCTTCTGGCCGAGCCGGTCGGAAGTTGTACCGACCTCGTTGCCACCGTGGTTCAGCCAATCAAACAACTTCTGGGTGCCGAGTTCGAGATCGCTCCCTATACCGTCATTCTTAAACCGAGCCATGGCAGCAAGATTCTCAAGAATGAACAGAAGGGGGGCTTCTCTCCCAAAGCGGCGTATATTCTGAAGAAGCAACTTGAAGAAGCGGACGCCATTTTAATCAATCGCATTGATGAACTGACGCCCGAGCAAACTGAAGATCTGACCTCGCTTGTCAAACGAGATTACCCGGAGGTTCCTATATTGCAGATGTCGGCCAAACTGGGAACCGGAATCGATCAACTGATCGAACTACTCGACCAGCAGGGAGATTTCGGACGCCGTATTCTCGATATTGATTATGATATTTACGCCGAAGGAGAAGCCGAACTGGGTTGGTTGAACAGTTCTGCGAATCTGTCGTCCGAGGAACCTTACGCACTGGACGAACTCCTGCTCGCCATTGTCCGGAATTTGCAAGTTCGAATTAACGAAGCGGGGTTCGAAGCCGCCCATCTCAAAACGATTGGGCTCTGGGAAGGTTTCTTCGGTGTCGCCAACTTGATCAGTAACGATACCGAGCCCGAAGTCTCGCTTCCTTCGAACTGCGAAGTGAAGGAAGTCGACTTGATCGTCAATGCCCGTGTCGCCTGCGACCCGGTCATTCTGGAAGCCGAAGCCAAACTGGCTGTCGGTGAAGAATGTGCAAAGCGGGGTATTACTTCAACTTTCCGTACATCACAAAGCTTCCGCCCCGGCCGACCCGAACCCACCCATCGGGTATCGAAGTCAGTTTAA
- the leuC gene encoding 3-isopropylmalate dehydratase large subunit, giving the protein MSDRRNLFNKVWDLHAIENLPSGQTQLFIGLQMLHEVTSPQAFEMLRDRNLKVMFPERTLATVDHIVPTQSVLRPFQDGLAEQMMSAIETNCKEFGITLFDLKDQRQGVVHVVGPEIGATQPGMTIVCGDSHTSTHGAFGAIALGIGTSQVAHVLATQTLALAKPRVRKVIVNGKMKPGVFAKDVTLYIIRKLGVQGGVGYAYEYAGEVFDNMSMEERMTVCNMSIEGGARCGYINPDQTTVDYIQGREQAPKGEEFDRAAKWWLSLASGPDAEFDDVVEYDAADIEPTVTWGINPGQSVGVNENLPQLADYSKDDQVGIQEAFDYMGLEAGQAIKGLNIDVAFIGSCTNGRISDLRQAAEIAKGRHVAENVKALVVPGSQQVLKQAVEEGLDKIFEAAGFEWRGAGCSMCLAMNPDKLVGNQISASSSNRNFKGRQGSPTGRTLLMSPAMVAAAAINGYVSDVREMLEPATV; this is encoded by the coding sequence ATGAGCGATCGACGAAATCTGTTTAATAAGGTCTGGGACCTCCACGCCATCGAAAACCTTCCGTCAGGACAGACGCAACTTTTCATTGGTCTGCAGATGCTGCACGAAGTGACCAGCCCTCAGGCTTTCGAAATGCTTCGCGACCGGAACCTGAAGGTCATGTTCCCCGAACGCACACTTGCGACAGTCGATCACATTGTCCCCACCCAAAGCGTTCTGCGACCTTTCCAGGATGGATTGGCCGAGCAAATGATGTCAGCCATCGAAACGAACTGCAAAGAGTTCGGCATCACCTTGTTCGACCTGAAAGACCAGCGACAAGGCGTAGTGCACGTGGTTGGCCCAGAGATTGGTGCCACTCAGCCAGGCATGACAATCGTCTGTGGCGACAGCCATACCAGTACCCATGGAGCTTTCGGAGCGATCGCTCTCGGTATCGGCACCAGTCAGGTGGCTCATGTGCTGGCGACTCAGACGTTGGCGCTCGCTAAACCCAGAGTCCGCAAGGTTATCGTCAACGGTAAAATGAAACCCGGCGTATTCGCGAAAGATGTCACCCTTTACATCATCCGCAAGTTGGGTGTGCAGGGAGGCGTTGGTTACGCTTACGAATACGCCGGTGAAGTCTTCGATAATATGTCGATGGAAGAACGGATGACCGTTTGTAATATGAGCATCGAAGGGGGGGCCCGCTGCGGTTACATCAACCCGGACCAAACCACCGTCGATTACATTCAGGGTCGCGAACAGGCACCCAAGGGTGAAGAATTCGATCGCGCCGCCAAGTGGTGGCTCAGTCTCGCCTCGGGACCGGATGCCGAGTTCGATGACGTGGTCGAATACGACGCGGCCGACATCGAACCCACCGTCACCTGGGGCATTAACCCCGGACAATCCGTGGGCGTCAACGAGAACCTGCCCCAACTGGCCGACTACTCTAAAGACGATCAGGTCGGTATCCAGGAAGCCTTTGACTATATGGGACTGGAAGCGGGACAGGCAATTAAAGGCTTGAACATCGACGTCGCCTTCATCGGCTCCTGCACAAACGGTCGTATCTCCGACCTGCGTCAGGCGGCCGAAATCGCCAAAGGACGACATGTTGCAGAGAACGTCAAAGCGTTAGTCGTCCCCGGTTCACAACAGGTATTGAAACAGGCCGTCGAGGAAGGGCTCGACAAAATCTTTGAAGCGGCCGGTTTTGAATGGCGTGGAGCAGGGTGTTCCATGTGCCTGGCGATGAACCCGGATAAACTGGTCGGTAACCAGATCAGTGCTTCGTCCAGTAACCGAAACTTTAAAGGCCGACAGGGCTCTCCCACCGGTAGAACCTTGCTGATGAGCCCCGCAATGGTTGCTGCCGCTGCAATTAATGGCTACGTCTCTGACGTACGAGAAATGCTCGAACCAGCCACGGTTTAA
- a CDS encoding DegT/DnrJ/EryC1/StrS family aminotransferase translates to MSDSANRLHELPQLLGGPAVRPSGPPGWPIARPEIGSALRDCWTTGDWGRYHGENIPRLEELIRAFFETEFLTLCSSGSSALELALRGVRVGPGDEVIMAAYDFRANFQNITLLGATPVLVDLRPDDFQMSVEQIESAITKKTKAILVSHLHGGIVDLQRARVIADAHSLPIIEDACQCQGASYGGQLLGTHGDVGILSFGGSKLTTAGRGGVVITNNAGIAQHIKLHQERGNIAYPLSELQAAVLIPQWEQLPTDHEYRLKQVEFLASRIEAEEVPGLRLLMQTNQDHLRQRGNLPLSPGYYKVGFRYNKEEWSGLTREQWCIALRAEGIAFDPGFRSLHLTHSRRRFRTMSELPVADHADEEIVGLHHPVLLEPAEAIEEIVIALKKIHLHAHDLHQRKETSQ, encoded by the coding sequence ATGTCCGACTCTGCAAACCGACTTCATGAACTCCCTCAATTGCTGGGAGGTCCTGCGGTCCGTCCATCCGGCCCACCGGGTTGGCCTATTGCTCGACCGGAGATTGGATCAGCCCTCCGCGATTGCTGGACCACAGGCGACTGGGGTCGGTACCACGGCGAAAACATTCCCCGTCTGGAAGAGTTGATTCGAGCATTCTTCGAGACCGAGTTTCTGACCCTCTGTTCAAGCGGCAGTTCGGCCTTGGAACTCGCCTTGCGTGGCGTGCGAGTTGGTCCTGGCGATGAAGTCATCATGGCGGCGTACGACTTCCGAGCGAACTTTCAAAACATCACTTTGCTCGGTGCGACTCCCGTACTGGTCGACCTGCGGCCCGACGACTTTCAAATGAGTGTCGAGCAAATCGAATCCGCAATTACGAAAAAAACAAAAGCGATTCTGGTTTCTCATTTGCACGGCGGAATTGTCGATCTCCAGCGAGCACGCGTCATCGCCGATGCCCATTCCCTTCCTATAATTGAAGACGCCTGCCAATGCCAGGGCGCCTCATACGGCGGACAACTTTTAGGGACACATGGAGATGTTGGCATCCTCAGTTTCGGAGGAAGTAAATTAACGACCGCCGGTCGCGGTGGTGTGGTCATTACTAATAATGCTGGAATCGCGCAACATATCAAGCTGCATCAGGAACGAGGAAACATCGCCTACCCGCTGTCAGAACTCCAAGCAGCGGTGCTGATTCCCCAATGGGAACAACTCCCGACAGATCATGAATATCGACTCAAGCAAGTCGAGTTTCTGGCGAGTCGAATCGAAGCGGAAGAGGTTCCCGGTCTTCGTCTGTTAATGCAAACCAATCAGGATCATCTGCGACAACGGGGGAATCTTCCCCTCTCACCCGGTTATTACAAAGTCGGATTTCGCTATAATAAAGAGGAGTGGAGCGGTTTAACGCGCGAGCAGTGGTGTATTGCTCTTCGTGCGGAAGGAATCGCTTTCGATCCGGGTTTTCGCAGCCTGCACCTCACTCATAGTCGACGACGTTTTCGAACAATGAGTGAACTGCCGGTCGCCGATCATGCCGACGAAGAAATTGTGGGGTTGCACCATCCCGTGCTTCTGGAACCAGCAGAAGCGATCGAAGAGATCGTCATCGCTCTCAAGAAAATACATCTGCACGCACACGACTTACATCAACGGAAAGAGACTTCCCAGTGA
- a CDS encoding ABC transporter ATP-binding protein — translation MNNFARALPYLWPFRKRLFLSILFAVLVAILWGTNLTAIYPVVKVMLENKDLVVYADEQIAAATEESDALSKKVNDLTERRAEFEAQLTNENLSKKQYEQLEHEKDRLIGQLSDKQTSLSKATSELSLWTWVKSDIIEHLPRDKFDVLAVLLAALLIATIIKGIFVVIQETLISSVVELTTINLRKECFKKVLSLDYQTVHHHGTGDLLSRFTNDLNLFGLGLRLAGGKIIREPLKAIACMGIAFMVNWRLTLLSLLMGPLIAIVFNRIGKRLKHASHRMMESMSRIYQTLEETFDNLKVVIAFNGAPTHRRRFHRENKEYYNKMLRIIKLDALTSPTTETLGMIAGFMAVLPGTYLVLRGTTEIWGIQLAAEPMTIASLIVLYAMLAGIIDPIRKLSTTYSKLRRSSAAADRIFELLDTETLVKEPETPLSFPRHSQSISFRRIEFDYFCGAQEKKREQQILSGVDLDVNAGEVIVVVGENGSGKSTLVNLLPRYYDPDYGTVEIDGINIRDVKLKDLRAQIGVVTQETLLFDNTIYDNIRYGKPEANSEEIIEAARQANVLDFSEQLPDGLQTWVGEKGGRLSGGQRQRIALARAFLSDPSILILDEATSAIDAQSEILIHEALRQFSVNRTVFLITHSVSPGILDFVSRIAVMDQGQLVAVGPHDTLILSCPVYQKLYQAQTHQRSSRTGPIQTVHTDDFERLSPSAEEQDYMAEVEDQEAAATGDSSPSILKLDRSTNSNPTSPNTQPKRKDATG, via the coding sequence GTGAATAACTTCGCGCGTGCTCTACCCTATTTATGGCCTTTCCGGAAACGACTTTTCCTGTCGATTCTGTTCGCTGTCCTTGTCGCCATTCTCTGGGGAACCAACCTGACCGCCATCTACCCGGTGGTGAAAGTCATGTTGGAGAACAAGGATCTCGTCGTCTACGCGGATGAACAAATCGCAGCGGCGACTGAAGAGAGTGATGCGCTCAGCAAAAAAGTCAATGACCTCACGGAGAGACGGGCTGAATTCGAAGCCCAACTTACCAATGAGAATCTGAGTAAAAAACAGTACGAACAGTTGGAGCACGAAAAAGACAGGCTCATCGGCCAGCTCTCCGATAAACAAACTTCCCTCAGTAAAGCGACCAGTGAGCTGAGTTTGTGGACCTGGGTAAAGTCGGACATCATTGAGCATCTTCCTCGTGATAAGTTTGACGTACTCGCTGTCCTTCTAGCTGCCTTATTGATCGCGACGATTATTAAAGGGATCTTCGTCGTGATTCAGGAGACGCTGATCAGTTCTGTTGTCGAACTCACGACGATCAACTTGCGCAAGGAATGTTTCAAGAAAGTTCTCTCGCTCGATTATCAAACCGTCCACCATCATGGCACGGGCGATCTGCTGTCCCGCTTTACCAACGACCTGAACCTGTTCGGGCTCGGACTGCGCCTGGCGGGCGGCAAGATTATTCGGGAGCCACTTAAAGCGATTGCCTGTATGGGAATTGCCTTCATGGTGAACTGGCGACTGACGTTACTCTCGCTGTTGATGGGGCCACTGATTGCGATCGTCTTCAACCGCATCGGAAAACGGCTCAAACATGCCAGCCATCGGATGATGGAAAGTATGTCGAGAATCTACCAGACACTGGAGGAAACATTCGACAACTTAAAAGTGGTGATTGCGTTCAATGGTGCTCCGACTCACCGTCGTCGGTTCCATCGCGAAAACAAAGAATACTACAATAAGATGCTGCGCATCATCAAACTCGATGCACTCACCAGCCCCACGACCGAGACCCTCGGAATGATTGCCGGTTTCATGGCGGTCCTGCCAGGTACATACTTGGTTCTGCGGGGCACGACCGAAATCTGGGGCATTCAGCTGGCCGCCGAACCGATGACCATCGCTTCGCTGATCGTGCTGTATGCGATGCTGGCAGGGATTATTGACCCCATCCGAAAACTCTCCACGACCTATTCCAAACTTCGTCGCTCCTCTGCGGCGGCGGACCGTATTTTCGAATTACTTGATACAGAGACTCTGGTTAAGGAACCTGAAACTCCTTTGTCCTTCCCCAGACATAGTCAGAGTATCAGCTTCCGCCGGATTGAATTCGATTATTTTTGCGGTGCTCAGGAAAAGAAAAGAGAGCAACAGATTCTCTCCGGTGTCGATCTCGATGTGAACGCGGGCGAAGTCATTGTTGTCGTTGGTGAAAACGGGTCCGGGAAATCAACCCTCGTGAACCTGCTTCCCCGGTACTACGATCCAGACTACGGAACAGTCGAGATCGACGGGATCAATATTCGTGACGTTAAACTCAAAGATCTGCGTGCACAAATCGGAGTGGTGACGCAAGAGACCTTACTGTTTGATAATACGATTTACGACAACATCCGTTACGGTAAACCGGAAGCCAACTCGGAAGAAATTATCGAAGCGGCTCGTCAGGCAAACGTACTCGATTTCTCCGAACAGCTACCCGATGGGCTACAGACCTGGGTCGGCGAAAAGGGGGGACGCCTCTCCGGTGGCCAACGTCAACGGATCGCGCTCGCCCGCGCGTTTCTGTCTGATCCTTCAATCCTGATTCTGGACGAAGCGACGTCGGCGATCGACGCTCAAAGTGAAATTCTGATTCACGAAGCCCTGCGACAATTCAGCGTCAACCGAACCGTCTTCCTGATCACACATTCCGTCAGTCCCGGCATTCTGGACTTCGTCTCTCGTATCGCCGTGATGGATCAGGGACAATTGGTCGCCGTCGGTCCGCACGACACCCTCATTCTTTCCTGCCCGGTTTATCAAAAGTTGTACCAGGCCCAAACGCATCAGCGATCAAGTCGGACTGGCCCGATTCAAACCGTCCATACCGACGACTTCGAGCGGTTGTCCCCCTCGGCCGAGGAACAGGACTACATGGCCGAAGTGGAAGACCAGGAAGCTGCCGCCACTGGTGATTCATCACCGTCGATCCTCAAACTCGATCGCTCCACTAACAGCAATCCTACGTCTCCAAATACGCAACCGAAGCGCAAAGACGCAACTGGTTAG
- a CDS encoding AAA family ATPase produces MTIEDQATALRGLAERFKKQCETPSLPRERRASTLAVTGGKGGVGRSTIALNLAISLSELGQKVCLVDATPGLGNLDLLCGLNCYWNLSHVISGARQIEEVITAGPGGIDVVVGANDLSQLEGIPATTMQELSRQLETLEENYDVLILDAGNALHSSTRPLLNLAEMFLIVTTPEPTAIADAYASIKRLSTMKPALIEVLVNQAHDANHAAQIFERVEATSRLFVQTRIQYAGLVPFDEQMTKAIWRRTPLLSYAPDSLAAKEIRKLGQRLLSSLQPDSTGSGQWKERLGGIFQKSTTSPDSLASVV; encoded by the coding sequence GTGACCATCGAAGATCAGGCAACTGCCCTCCGCGGCTTGGCCGAACGATTTAAAAAGCAGTGCGAAACACCGTCGCTTCCCCGTGAGCGACGTGCAAGCACTCTGGCCGTAACCGGTGGCAAAGGGGGCGTGGGCCGCAGCACGATCGCGTTGAATCTGGCGATCTCGCTATCGGAACTGGGACAGAAAGTCTGTCTGGTCGATGCGACTCCCGGATTGGGAAACCTGGATCTGTTATGTGGACTCAACTGTTATTGGAACCTGTCACACGTGATCAGTGGGGCGCGTCAAATTGAGGAAGTCATAACCGCCGGACCTGGCGGTATTGATGTCGTCGTCGGCGCCAACGATCTTTCCCAACTGGAAGGCATTCCCGCCACAACGATGCAGGAACTCAGTCGCCAGCTCGAAACACTCGAAGAAAATTATGACGTACTCATTCTGGATGCAGGCAATGCCCTGCACAGTTCGACTCGTCCTCTACTCAACCTGGCGGAAATGTTTTTGATCGTCACGACGCCGGAGCCGACCGCTATTGCGGACGCGTATGCCAGCATTAAACGATTATCAACAATGAAACCTGCCTTGATCGAAGTCCTGGTCAATCAGGCTCATGACGCAAATCACGCGGCACAAATCTTTGAACGAGTGGAAGCCACCTCGCGATTGTTTGTGCAAACCCGAATTCAATATGCCGGACTTGTCCCTTTTGACGAGCAAATGACCAAAGCGATCTGGCGTCGCACCCCCTTATTAAGTTATGCCCCGGATAGTCTGGCGGCGAAGGAAATTCGCAAGCTGGGCCAACGTCTTCTCAGTTCCCTTCAACCTGATTCTACAGGTTCGGGACAGTGGAAAGAGCGGTTGGGGGGAATCTTCCAGAAGAGTACTACCAGTCCCGACTCGCTTGCGAGTGTTGTCTGA
- a CDS encoding FliA/WhiG family RNA polymerase sigma factor, whose translation MATKLSSEEVADLWRVYKEDQAAGRKDERLRNKLIETYYSLVRYNAERVWSKLPEGVDLNDLISAGVFGLMDAIDAFDLERGVKFETYCVPRIRGAMLDELRTMDWVPRLVRSKASKMEAARKLAEAEFGRPPSDGEIAAKMELSAEEFDKLKTEANAVNLVSLNKKWYETDSYKDVREVDILADIKGEDPTLGIQKRDVMRLVTKGLNRNERLIIILYYYEELTMKEIGTTLGLSESRVSQMHSSIVNRLKDQLGRRRPEFD comes from the coding sequence ATGGCCACCAAATTAAGCAGCGAAGAAGTTGCAGACCTTTGGCGGGTTTATAAAGAGGATCAGGCAGCAGGTCGCAAGGATGAACGACTTCGCAATAAGCTGATCGAGACTTATTACTCACTAGTGCGGTATAATGCGGAACGTGTCTGGTCCAAGCTACCGGAGGGAGTCGATCTCAATGATTTGATTTCCGCAGGTGTCTTTGGTCTTATGGATGCAATCGACGCGTTCGATCTCGAACGGGGTGTCAAATTTGAGACCTATTGTGTCCCTCGTATCCGTGGTGCGATGCTCGACGAACTTCGAACTATGGACTGGGTTCCCCGTCTGGTTCGTAGTAAAGCGAGCAAGATGGAAGCGGCACGAAAATTGGCTGAAGCCGAATTTGGCCGTCCCCCTTCCGATGGCGAAATCGCGGCCAAAATGGAACTCTCCGCAGAAGAGTTCGACAAGCTCAAGACCGAAGCCAACGCCGTCAATCTTGTCAGTCTCAACAAGAAGTGGTACGAGACCGACAGTTACAAAGATGTCCGCGAAGTCGATATTCTGGCAGACATTAAAGGCGAAGACCCTACGCTCGGCATTCAAAAACGGGATGTCATGCGACTGGTCACCAAAGGCTTAAACCGCAACGAACGGTTGATCATCATTCTTTATTACTATGAAGAACTGACGATGAAAGAGATCGGCACTACGCTCGGACTCTCAGAATCTCGCGTCAGCCAGATGCACTCCAGCATCGTCAATCGGCTGAAAGACCAACTCGGACGACGTCGCCCTGAGTTCGACTAA
- a CDS encoding thioredoxin family protein, translating to MNYDELVPLGLDYQSFLEKYATPEQRQRWDRFHELVDLTDTQQELIKSFVREMKVLVVAGAWCGDCVNQCPIMAKIAELNPNIQLRFFDRDDHSEFAAEMSVCGGQRVPAVLFLNEDNQPCGRYGDRTISKYRQMISDMTGAACPTGLIPPEEKLTQEVIADWIVEFERNQYVMRTSPRLRKKHND from the coding sequence GTGAACTACGATGAACTTGTCCCCCTAGGACTCGACTACCAAAGCTTTCTAGAGAAATACGCGACCCCCGAACAACGTCAACGGTGGGATCGTTTTCATGAGTTGGTTGATTTGACCGATACACAACAGGAACTAATCAAGAGTTTCGTTCGCGAAATGAAAGTCCTGGTCGTGGCTGGGGCCTGGTGCGGTGACTGCGTGAATCAGTGCCCCATTATGGCGAAAATCGCCGAGTTGAATCCGAACATCCAGCTTCGTTTTTTTGATCGCGATGACCACTCTGAATTTGCAGCAGAGATGTCGGTCTGTGGTGGCCAACGTGTTCCAGCCGTCCTCTTCTTAAATGAAGACAATCAACCTTGCGGACGATACGGAGACCGGACGATTTCCAAATATCGTCAGATGATCAGCGACATGACCGGTGCTGCCTGTCCCACTGGCCTGATTCCCCCAGAAGAAAAACTGACCCAGGAAGTCATCGCCGACTGGATCGTAGAGTTCGAACGAAACCAGTACGTCATGCGCACATCGCCACGACTGCGAAAGAAACACAACGATTGA
- the flhF gene encoding flagellar biosynthesis protein FlhF yields the protein MQQIKTFRAASMQDALDLVRSEVGPEAVILHTKQIADKSYLPWKKAKQEVEITVSIEESPSKSRLSESIASRYQGDATSMEDTQDDELVTRRPAKRPVQNTKSMAMQLLDQIGKEEDELELSTPSRGPSQLNAKPARPEPTSAGRPSRESMLNRPLTSAKRQIGSTHEKLSTPASKSVASDSIAATQTVQKPQAPSVASQIAAAESKPVPQAPAKRTDRPQSIAARSLTNDSAGEPASVALPPTFSRFEPRPVSTESAPRSTNKSYVDEDFAGRLANIERMLLNMGRQNPMLAMHELPNSLFNLYTRLIDVDVAEDVARELVFDIKKQCRPQELQVEGQTDAVLDGLLEKQFQCGGPIQVTRGRRKVVALVGATGVGKTTTIAKLAANFKLRQGLKIGLVTVDTYRIAAVEQLRTYAEIMDLPVKVVTDAKEMRQALDELQGLDLVLIDTGGRSPKDEPKIQELKALLHEARADEVHLVLNLTASLRSLESMANEFATAGTTSMILTKLDETEGLGPMLNLARKVSLPVSYLTTGQAVPEDIEPATEVRMRRLLLGQETLGRKPAQQELLNT from the coding sequence ATGCAGCAGATCAAAACCTTTCGAGCCGCCAGTATGCAAGATGCTCTCGACCTGGTCCGATCAGAAGTCGGTCCCGAGGCCGTAATTCTGCATACTAAACAGATTGCCGACAAATCTTACCTTCCCTGGAAAAAAGCCAAACAAGAAGTGGAGATCACGGTCAGCATCGAAGAAAGCCCCTCGAAATCCCGTCTATCAGAATCGATTGCCAGTCGATATCAGGGGGACGCCACATCAATGGAGGACACGCAAGACGATGAGCTTGTAACTCGTCGCCCTGCTAAACGCCCGGTTCAAAACACCAAATCGATGGCCATGCAGTTGCTCGATCAGATAGGAAAAGAAGAGGATGAGCTCGAACTCAGCACACCCTCGCGAGGACCGAGTCAATTGAATGCGAAGCCTGCCCGGCCCGAACCCACTTCCGCAGGGAGACCAAGCCGAGAAAGCATGCTGAACAGACCGTTAACTTCAGCCAAGCGACAAATCGGTTCGACACACGAAAAACTATCAACTCCCGCATCAAAATCAGTCGCCAGCGATTCCATTGCTGCGACACAAACTGTCCAAAAGCCACAAGCCCCTTCAGTTGCGAGCCAGATTGCAGCCGCGGAATCCAAGCCAGTACCGCAAGCACCAGCTAAACGGACCGATCGTCCTCAATCCATCGCCGCCCGTTCTCTTACGAACGACTCTGCTGGCGAACCGGCTTCAGTCGCCCTGCCCCCGACTTTCTCTCGATTCGAACCCAGACCAGTCTCTACGGAATCGGCACCACGCTCCACTAACAAATCTTATGTTGATGAAGACTTCGCCGGTCGTCTGGCTAACATCGAACGCATGTTACTGAATATGGGTCGGCAGAATCCAATGCTGGCGATGCATGAGCTGCCCAACAGTTTGTTCAATCTATACACCCGACTGATCGACGTCGACGTGGCAGAAGACGTAGCCCGCGAACTAGTCTTCGACATTAAAAAACAATGCCGTCCGCAGGAACTGCAAGTCGAAGGTCAAACTGACGCCGTACTGGACGGATTGCTCGAAAAACAATTCCAATGTGGTGGACCAATCCAAGTGACACGCGGTCGCCGGAAAGTGGTCGCCCTCGTCGGTGCGACCGGTGTTGGTAAAACGACCACGATTGCCAAACTAGCGGCCAACTTCAAATTACGTCAGGGATTAAAAATCGGTCTGGTGACCGTCGATACCTATCGAATCGCGGCTGTCGAACAACTCCGAACCTACGCGGAAATCATGGATCTACCTGTCAAAGTCGTCACCGACGCGAAAGAGATGCGACAGGCACTCGATGAATTGCAGGGCCTGGACCTTGTTCTTATTGATACAGGAGGTCGCAGTCCCAAAGATGAGCCCAAAATCCAAGAATTGAAAGCCCTTCTTCATGAGGCCAGAGCAGATGAAGTTCATCTGGTTCTGAATCTGACGGCCAGTCTTCGGAGTCTGGAGTCAATGGCCAATGAATTCGCCACCGCCGGAACCACTTCCATGATTCTGACGAAGCTGGATGAAACCGAAGGCCTCGGCCCCATGCTTAATCTGGCTCGAAAAGTTTCTCTGCCTGTCAGTTACCTGACAACAGGTCAGGCTGTCCCCGAAGACATCGAACCCGCAACCGAAGTTCGGATGCGACGGTTGTTACTCGGACAGGAAACATTGGGAAGAAAGCCAGCCCAGCAGGAATTGCTCAATACATAA
- the leuD gene encoding 3-isopropylmalate dehydratase small subunit codes for MSEITSVTGTGVPLLLDDIDTDRIIPARYLRCVTFDGLGENAFEDDRQQDPNHPFDNPVYRQGTVLVSGRNFGCGSSREHAPQALIRWGVKAVIAESFAEIFYGNCTSLGVPAVCASRADLEKLSNAIKADPNLEIRVDLEQCQVTYESESVPVTINESARNALMTGQYDFLAQLLDRKDKIQTRASEIPYMNQFAN; via the coding sequence ATGTCTGAAATTACTTCCGTTACTGGCACTGGCGTTCCCCTGTTACTCGACGATATCGACACCGACCGTATTATCCCGGCTCGTTACCTGCGTTGTGTGACGTTTGATGGTCTGGGCGAGAACGCATTCGAAGATGATCGCCAACAGGATCCGAATCATCCGTTTGACAATCCTGTCTATCGGCAGGGAACCGTCCTTGTCAGCGGCCGGAACTTTGGTTGTGGTTCCTCACGAGAGCATGCCCCACAGGCATTGATCCGCTGGGGAGTCAAAGCAGTCATCGCTGAATCGTTCGCCGAGATTTTCTACGGCAACTGCACTTCACTGGGGGTCCCGGCAGTCTGTGCAAGCCGGGCTGACTTGGAGAAGCTCTCGAACGCGATCAAAGCGGACCCAAATCTGGAAATCAGGGTCGATCTTGAGCAATGTCAGGTTACCTACGAGTCCGAATCCGTTCCGGTGACCATCAATGAGAGTGCTCGTAATGCCCTGATGACGGGCCAATACGATTTCCTCGCCCAGCTCCTGGATCGAAAAGATAAAATCCAGACGCGCGCCAGCGAAATTCCCTACATGAATCAATTTGCCAACTAA